From the genome of Scytonema hofmannii PCC 7110, one region includes:
- a CDS encoding nuclear transport factor 2 family protein has protein sequence MVLLSFVLSMVGSASQNRTRQNVRTLIEQARNAWVARDPDAVAQLFTSDGELIVPGQRWQGQTKIRQEVSKFAEQFIDVSITIRRVVVDGNQAAVEWHYEDTEKRTGKRNKADDAIVLEVKDGRIVYWREYFDNETLAKQDRE, from the coding sequence ATGGTTCTACTTAGCTTTGTACTGAGCATGGTAGGGTCTGCAAGTCAAAATAGAACAAGGCAAAATGTTCGAACGCTGATTGAACAGGCTAGAAACGCCTGGGTTGCACGCGATCCAGATGCTGTTGCTCAATTATTTACATCCGATGGTGAACTCATTGTACCTGGTCAACGATGGCAGGGACAAACAAAGATTCGGCAAGAAGTTTCTAAGTTCGCCGAACAGTTTATCGATGTGAGCATTACTATTCGGCGAGTTGTTGTTGATGGCAACCAAGCTGCTGTAGAATGGCACTACGAAGATACCGAAAAGAGAACGGGGAAACGGAACAAAGCAGACGATGCGATCGTTCTTGAGGTCAAAGACGGTCGAATTGTTTATTGGCGTGAGTATTTTGATAACGAAACACTAGCGAAACAAGACAGAGAATAA
- a CDS encoding peptidoglycan-binding protein gives MGLRSSSVLLIASIACLGLDHSLASNATPTQAVKSVKLAQASSTDTVNISTLLQPGSTGTEVKTLQTSLKKLGYYNGEIDGKYGTVTSLAVAKFQQARGLVADGVFGTVTKQNIEKNIKKKSLKPSMAIASNAIAASTTTEQEEKQDILWWLLVSIGALGSLGALAYIIRGFSQVKKPAYFETSRQENTNSVKPSIPENTTTRNERYLRSTELVPPETVANPQPQLLSVEKTSRLAKVNIIDQLIEDLHSADPTQRRKAIWDLGQKGDSRAVQPLVELMVDADTQQRSLILAALAEIGTRTLKPMNRALAISLQDESPQVRKNAIRDLTRIYDMMAQVSQMLSHAMHDPDAEVQATAKYALSQMNRIRSLPSQEREDSDQ, from the coding sequence ATGGGGCTACGTAGTTCCTCTGTACTTCTCATTGCCAGCATTGCTTGCTTGGGTCTTGACCATAGTTTAGCAAGCAATGCGACCCCTACCCAAGCTGTGAAAAGCGTCAAACTTGCTCAAGCAAGTTCTACAGACACAGTCAATATTTCTACTCTTCTCCAACCTGGTAGCACAGGTACAGAAGTAAAAACACTGCAAACCTCACTGAAAAAGTTGGGATACTACAATGGTGAAATAGATGGTAAATACGGTACGGTGACAAGCTTGGCTGTTGCGAAATTTCAGCAAGCTAGGGGTTTAGTTGCAGACGGTGTATTTGGAACTGTTACAAAACAAAATATTGAAAAAAACATTAAGAAAAAGTCTTTGAAGCCCTCTATGGCGATCGCAAGCAACGCGATCGCAGCCAGTACAACTACAGAGCAAGAAGAAAAACAGGACATACTGTGGTGGTTACTGGTGAGTATAGGCGCTTTGGGAAGTCTTGGCGCACTCGCTTACATTATTAGGGGATTTAGTCAAGTCAAAAAACCTGCTTATTTTGAAACTTCTCGTCAAGAGAACACCAACTCTGTTAAGCCATCAATACCAGAAAACACCACCACTAGAAACGAAAGATACTTAAGAAGTACTGAACTTGTCCCACCAGAAACAGTTGCAAACCCTCAACCCCAATTACTGTCAGTAGAAAAAACTTCTCGCCTTGCCAAAGTCAACATCATAGACCAATTGATAGAAGACTTACACAGCGCAGATCCAACACAACGCCGTAAAGCTATATGGGATTTGGGACAAAAGGGAGATTCAAGAGCCGTTCAACCACTCGTGGAACTGATGGTAGATGCAGATACTCAGCAACGCAGCTTAATTTTGGCAGCTTTGGCAGAAATTGGCACTCGGACACTTAAACCCATGAATCGTGCTTTGGCAATTTCATTGCAGGATGAAAGCCCCCAGGTGCGGAAAAATGCCATCCGCGATTTGACTCGCATTTATGACATGATGGCTCAAGTTAGCCAAATGTTATCCCACGCAATGCACGATCCCGATGCTGAGGTGCAAGCCACAGCAAAGTATGCTCTTTCACAAATGAACCGCATCCGTTCTTTACCCAGTCAGGAAAGAGAGGACAGCGATCAGTGA
- a CDS encoding S66 peptidase family protein, with amino-acid sequence MESKIQNPKSKTFPSPLKPGDLLRVIAPSGALREFETFQQGIEIWRSRGYRVEVTPDIDQRWGYLGGKDEHRRSQLKTAWNDPDCRGILCARGGFGSTRILENWNWGTDEVTDVAGTSLAKKSATCKWLIGFSDITALLWSLYTVGISSVHGPVLTTLALEPDWSIQRLFDLVEGRPLAPLEGCGWGGGITTGILLPANLTVATHLLGTSLQPSMDNVILALEDVTEAPYRIDRLLTQWRMSGTLSKVRGIALGRFSRCEPPPNVPSFTIEEVLRDRLGDLGIPVVSNLPFGHDGPNAGLLVGVKVTLDADRGVLG; translated from the coding sequence ATGGAATCCAAAATCCAAAATCCAAAATCCAAAACCTTCCCCTCACCTCTTAAGCCAGGTGACTTATTAAGAGTCATAGCACCTAGTGGTGCTTTGCGAGAATTTGAGACATTTCAACAAGGGATTGAAATCTGGCGATCGCGCGGTTATCGAGTGGAAGTCACACCAGATATCGATCAAAGGTGGGGGTACTTGGGGGGGAAAGACGAACATCGTCGCTCTCAGCTAAAAACAGCGTGGAACGATCCAGATTGCCGTGGTATTCTCTGTGCTAGAGGAGGTTTTGGTAGTACGCGTATTTTAGAAAATTGGAATTGGGGAACGGATGAAGTTACAGATGTCGCAGGTACCTCATTGGCTAAAAAATCTGCCACTTGCAAATGGTTAATTGGTTTTTCTGATATTACTGCCCTTTTGTGGAGTTTATATACAGTAGGTATTTCAAGCGTCCACGGTCCTGTTTTGACAACTTTGGCTTTAGAACCAGATTGGTCTATACAACGATTGTTTGATTTGGTGGAAGGTCGTCCTCTTGCACCTTTAGAAGGTTGTGGCTGGGGTGGAGGTATAACGACTGGTATCCTATTACCAGCAAATCTTACAGTAGCAACCCATCTTCTTGGTACTTCATTACAACCAAGTATGGATAATGTGATTTTGGCACTAGAGGATGTGACAGAGGCTCCTTACCGTATCGATAGGTTGTTAACTCAATGGCGCATGAGTGGTACTTTGTCAAAAGTCAGAGGTATTGCTCTAGGACGCTTTAGCCGATGTGAACCACCACCAAATGTCCCCAGTTTCACTATTGAGGAAGTTTTACGCGATCGCTTGGGCGATCTGGGTATTCCTGTGGTTTCCAACCTGCCTTTTGGTCATGATGGACCCAATGCTGGTTTACTAGTAGGTGTGAAGGTAACTTTAGATGCAGATCGAGGAGTATTAGGTTAG
- a CDS encoding DMT family transporter has product MQLKFSASQQPFAPILLIAPFFLWGTAMVAMKGAIPHTTPFFLAGVRLIPAGVLILIAAVFMGKPQPKGWLAWLWITLFALVDGTLFQGFLAEGLVRTSAGLGSVMIDSQPLAVALLSLWLFQERIGLWGWLGLALGVMGISLIGLPDDLILGIFSHSFPPSPTLPLPHSFLDSGEWLMLLAALSMAVGTVLIRFVCRHADPVTATGWHMILGGLPLWGISAVAESEQIQNLVPSDWLALSYATVFGSAIAYGLFFYFASSGSLTSLSSLTFLTPVFALLFGNLLLQEVLSPVQWVGVGLTLVSIYLINQRDTLAGSGHKLVTSTQNTAQQQSLLEASAKKLNRVTIPLRESEQEILQ; this is encoded by the coding sequence ATGCAACTGAAGTTCAGTGCATCTCAACAACCCTTCGCACCAATACTGCTGATAGCTCCATTTTTCTTATGGGGTACTGCAATGGTAGCAATGAAAGGCGCGATTCCCCACACGACACCATTCTTTTTAGCAGGGGTGCGTTTGATACCAGCCGGGGTACTGATTCTCATAGCAGCAGTATTCATGGGTAAGCCTCAGCCGAAAGGATGGTTGGCGTGGCTGTGGATAACTCTATTTGCTTTGGTAGATGGAACTCTATTTCAGGGCTTTTTAGCAGAAGGGTTAGTGAGAACGAGTGCTGGGCTGGGGTCTGTCATGATTGATTCTCAACCTTTAGCAGTTGCCTTGTTGTCTTTGTGGCTGTTCCAAGAACGCATCGGTTTATGGGGATGGTTGGGACTCGCACTGGGAGTGATGGGTATTAGTTTAATTGGCTTACCAGATGATTTGATTCTGGGTATCTTCTCTCATTCCTTCCCCCCCTCCCCCACTCTCCCCCTCCCCCACTCCTTTCTAGATAGTGGCGAATGGTTAATGCTTTTGGCAGCACTCAGTATGGCAGTGGGAACTGTGCTGATTCGCTTTGTGTGTCGTCACGCCGATCCCGTAACTGCTACAGGATGGCATATGATTTTGGGTGGATTGCCATTGTGGGGAATTTCAGCAGTGGCAGAATCTGAGCAAATACAGAATCTTGTTCCTTCTGATTGGCTCGCTTTGAGTTATGCGACGGTGTTCGGAAGTGCGATCGCATACGGCTTGTTTTTCTATTTTGCTTCTAGTGGCAGTCTCACCAGTTTAAGTTCTCTCACCTTCCTCACACCTGTATTTGCTTTGCTATTTGGTAATTTGCTCCTTCAAGAAGTGTTAAGCCCAGTGCAGTGGGTGGGAGTGGGATTGACTCTAGTCAGTATTTACCTCATAAATCAGCGAGATACTTTAGCTGGATCTGGTCATAAACTTGTTACGAGTACTCAGAACACGGCACAACAGCAATCTCTGCTAGAGGCTTCTGCAAAGAAACTCAACAGAGTGACTATACCTTTGCGCGAATCGGAACAGGAAATTTTACAGTAA